A region of Vigna radiata var. radiata cultivar VC1973A chromosome 10, Vradiata_ver6, whole genome shotgun sequence DNA encodes the following proteins:
- the LOC106775342 gene encoding coiled-coil domain-containing protein 22 homolog produces MMDTKTHGTESTKGDIFINQANKDESSSRMEGFIKDEFNCVLNAKELSEGQVDAGGGSIGNKENPARLGGGNLSVLKQKEKELFDEVTAKTSVLEHLKRELELMKEAAEMVFNNQHSVDFYVDQLNEQVQAKRDYLLTLESEWNTARKPLEERKRSLEESLYSNNPDALEVLQKIREVQQEEEFISSEIMKREEENLKLSADLEKQQKAASRKSYTDRIKEITKNTRKQDADIERILKDTREIQLESNSIRERLHRTYAVADEIVFREAKKDPTGLQVYRLLVSIHKGFEQISEKILATDRVKREVAEYEMKLTTAASNSLDLSELKINLDTIIREKEQPE; encoded by the exons ATGATGGACACCAAGACACATGGAACAGAGAGTACCAAGGGTGATATTTTTATCAATCAGGCCAACAAAGATGAATCCAGCTCTAGGATGGAAGGTTTTATCAAGGATGAATTCAACTGTGTATTAAATGCGAAGGAACTGTCTGAAGGACAAGTTGATGCTGGAGGAGGTTCGATAGGAAATAAAGAGAATCCTGCTCGTCTAGGAGGTGGAAATTTGTCAGTTTTGAAGCAAAAA GAGAAAGAACTCTTTGATGAAGTAACTGCAAAGACTTCAGTACTAGAGCATCTTAAACGAGAATTGGAACTGATGAAGGAAGCAGCTGAAATGGTATTTAATAACCAACACTCTGTTGACTTCTATGTTGACCAGTTGAATGAACAAGTACAAGCTAAAAGGGATTACCTTTTGACTTTGGAGTCTGAGTG GAACACTGCAAGAAAACCTCTGGAGGAGAGAAAGAGAAGTCTTGAGGAGTCTCTCTATTCAAACAATCCAGATGCACTAGAAGTGCTTCAAAAGATAAGAGAAGTGCAGCAGGAAGAGGAGTTCATTTCATCTGAAATTATGAAGAG GGAGGAGGAAAATTTGAAACTTTCTGCAGATCTTGAGAAGCAGCAGAAAGCAGCATCCAGGAAATCCTATACTGACAGGATAAAGGAGATTACAAAAAATACCCGGAAACAAGACGCCGATATTGAGCGTATCTTGAAAGATACTCGGGAGATTCAACTGGAGAGTAATTCTATCCGAGAACGCTTGCATCGAACATATGCTGTTGCGGATGAAATTGTTTTTAG GGAAGCAAAGAAGGATCCAACAGGGCTGCAGGTTTATAGGCTCCTGGTTAGCATCCACAAAGGTTTTGAACAAATATCTGAGAAAATTCTGGCAACTGATAGAGTTAAAAGAGAAGTGGCTGAGTATGAAATGAAGCTGACAACTGCAGCTTCCAATAGCTTGGATTTGAGTGAACTAAAAATTAATCTTGATACCATTATCAGGGAAAAGGAACAGCCTGAATAA